The Diceros bicornis minor isolate mBicDic1 chromosome 14, mDicBic1.mat.cur, whole genome shotgun sequence genome segment ttttcaTCCCTATTCCCCATTCtcttgagaagggagaagggctgaaaatggagttaatgatcgatcatgcctatgtgataaagcctccataaaaatcccaatagtagagggttcggagagcttccacgttggtgaacacatccacactGGGAAGGTGATGCACcacaactccacagggacagaagctcctgcactggGGACCCTGCCAGACCTCACCCTATATATTTCTTCATCTGGTTGTTCATCTGTGTCCTTTATCATATCTTTTAATAAAGTGGTAAAcctaagtaagtgtttccctgagttctgtgagctgctctagcaaatttatcgaacctgaggagggggacATGAGAACCTCCAATTTGAAGTTATGGGTCATCTGGGGACCTACTACTTGTGATTGCCATCTGAAGTAGGGTGGAAGtagtcttgtgagactgagcccttaacctgtgggatctgacactatcccTGGTAAATAGTGACAGAAGTGAGTTAAGTTGTAGGACATCCAGCTattgtcacagagaattgcttggtggtgtggggaatACCCCATATACATGGGAATTGGTCCCAGAATCTTTTAGATTCTCAATGGAAATGGTTATCATGGATGCAGTTTTGTTACAAAACCTCCCTAGACAGAAATATAAGGATAGGTATACTTACTACAAGGATTATTAATTACAAGAATTGAACTGAATTCAATTATCTACCTGTGGTACAGTGAATACATGTTCCCagttgtatttttttgtgtgtgtgaggaagaccggctctgagctaacatctattgtcaatcctcctcctttttttttttcccccaaagccccagtagatagttgtatgtcatagttgcacatccttctagttgctgcatgtgggacgtggcctcagcatagctggagaagtggtgagtcggtgcgtgcccgggatccgaacccgggccaccagtagcggagcgcgtgcacttaaccgctaagccacggggccagccccccagttGTATTCTTAGGGAAATCACTACCAGTCCTCCAATTTCTATTGTCGTATAGGATATAACATATGGTAAAAGTTTTTGTACTGATGTTCAATTTCATCCTATAGATTTAATCAAGCATTCCTGATCGCTCTTATATTTGGATTTGTTTCTCTCTCCTACATTATTTGCAATCTCTTTCTCACTTTGTGATCTATGAATCTAATAAGGCTACCTTCTTTGCCTTAATCTCAGTTATTGATAACTGTATATTAAAGAAATGATACTATATCCTATTACAATAAAATCTCTCTTCTTGAGTAACGTTATTCCATTAATCAACTTTTGAGTGTGGTTATAAAACtactattttctattattttctggttttctttatgCCATATCTATACTCTATGTGAGACTAAAATGTGATGAGACTATTATTGTGCAAGAAAAGTGAATGAGACTAGAAATCTTTACATCATGTGCTATTTCAAAATCTAGGCTGTAAGTGTTTTAGGCTTTAAGAGAATAgtgataatattaataattgggagaattatgaaaaatatttcaaggaaGTGAAAATTAGCTAGGCCTGATAAATACCTACAATTTGatctaaaaggaaataaaacggGATGCATACATGGCCAGAGAATGTATGATATTACCAGAGAAAGGATTTCTAGGTTTTACCATATCTTCAGAAAGGTTTAAGTTATACCAAATTGTACAAACGTTGATGTAAAGTTTGAAGACGTTGAGGTTACACGGTTTCTGGTGAAATGGAAGACTAGTTCCAGGTACTTGTTCAATGAATATGTTTaggcaacagaaaactaatgttGCCTTCTGtcaatgaaattttatttgagGGAGATAATTACAGTAGATCTCTGTAGGAATAATGAAAACAGGGCAACTTGAAAAGAAGTAAGTTAGTAAGCCAAGTAAACATTAAGCATTTACAAAGCTTATCATTTGCATACTCCTTATTTCTTCACTAAGAAGACTCTCACAACTACCCTTTTAAAGGCCTCCTTTACCTCTTTGTTCCTAAGTGTGTATATAAGGGGGTTCAGCATGGGTGCAATGATTCCATAGAAGAGGGAAACCATCTTTCCCCGGTCCTTGGAGGCAGAGGATGGTGGTTGCAGGTACATGGATATAGCTGTACCATAAAAAAGTGACACCACAATTAGATGGGAGCCACATGTTCCAAATGCTTTTTGTCTACCTTCAGCAGATTGGATTCTCAATACAGCTTGGACGATAAAAGCATATGATATAAGAATGAGTATCAGGGGTATTAGATGGAATAGCACACTTCCAAAGAATAGTTCAGCCTCATTTGCTGTTGTGTCAACACAGGACAACTTGAGCAGAGCAGGGACTTCACAGAGAAAGTGATCTACTACGTAAGGGCCACAGAGTGGCAGCTGGAGAGTCAGGGTAGACAAGCACACTGAGTTGCCAAAACCAGTAATCCAGGATGCAGCTGCCAACTGCAGGCAGAGCCTTTGGTGTATGATCACTGAGTAATGGAGAGGCTGACAAATAGCTACAAACCTATCAAAGGACATGACAGCCAACAGAACACACTCAGTGGTCCCCAGGGCCAGAAACATGAAAAGCTGAGCCACACAGCCACCGTAACTAATTACCTTCCTGGTGCTGTACAAATTGACCAGCATTTGCGGAACTGTACTTGTGGTGTAGCAAAGATCTAGGAGTGACAGATTAGTAAGAAAGAAATACATGGGAGTATGGAGTTTGGAGTCCAGGCGTGACACTAGAATAACTGTCAGATTCCCAAAGATAGTCGTGAAGTAAGAAATGAAGACGACTACAAAGAGTGGAAACTCCAGCCATGGTCGATTTGAGAAACCTAAGAGGATGAACTCCTGTGGGATGCTCTCATTTACCTGATTCATGATCAATGTCTCAACTCTTCCTTTCCTGAAACATAAAAATTCAGGAAGTCAatgaacacatatttattgaccatttcaatttttttttcttttcagtgaggaagattagccctgagctaacatctattgccaatctttccctttttgctgagaaagattggccttgggctaacatctgtgcccatcttcctctactttatatgtgggatgctgccacagcatggcttgataggcagtgcataggtccacgcccggaatccaggcctgtgaaccccgggccgccaaagtagagcgtgcaaacttaaccactatgccactgggccagccccaactatTTCAGTTATTTATAATCACTTTACTACCTGTTTGAAGACATTTACAGAATTGATATTGCTTGTAACATGAAAAATACATACTTGGAAGTATTCATAATTACCTCAGTATTTCTAAAATCTAGTCTTTCTATATCTGTAtcagtccttcaaaaatgaaagccaaaatttaaaaagcaaatacctgatttaaacaattttaacaaaatttgttctttttttttgtcatttggtTAATCTTTGCACTACTCTCGACCTAGATAGCTATTATTAGGGAGTTTCAGTGACAATCCTTGCCATActactttttaatttctcctcaaTGCCAAGGAGATTTCCTTCTCATctgaaacaattaaaataatttagacCACTCCCAAAACTATGTAGATAGGTTCTAGCAAGGTGTCAGACACATTTCAAAGAAATATGTCTTTTGCCTTTTAGAACTTTATAGAATCAGAATAAAAAGATATTAATAACATGGAATTTGGAGCCAGACAAGCCTGGGTTAAGTTTCTACTATATAAGTCATTAGTTACATCAGCTTGGGAATGTTTCTTATTCTCTGTGAACTTTAgactcctcatctataaaataagaataataatgccTGTCTAGAGTGGTGGTGTGAATGTGAATGAAAGGAAGTGTAGTGATCCAAGGCCTCTGAGATGTTCAGAGAGGAAAATTGCTTATGATTTTTAGAACTCTAAATATTCTAGAGTTACCAATGGAAAATGACTCTGAGAGCTGAAAACTTGCCTTCCCATTCCCTCCACAGCTCCAAAACTGTCAATCTCAATAATGAGGTAACAGTGATAGCTGATGTGAATTGTAAATATGATCTTTAATGTAAATTGTCTAGCATGTGCCACACAGCAATGTGAGTGAAAGTACCATAGCAACGCAGGAACTCTGAAATGTTTCCAGCAGAGGCTATTCAGAGTCATGTTTGCTGGAGGTACTAATATAAGTCAAAGCCACTAGTTGAAAATTTATCCATCCCAAAGTCGTCTACCTTACTAACACTACtctctattattttattattattttcttggtATAGAAATGTGAATTTAATGATAGGAACATAATTTTTGAATTATTAGTCAATGTGTATTTTAGTTTTGTTCACTTATTCTACAGCTCTCAGTACAGAGTAATAGGGAAGACTTTTATATTCCCTCAAAAAATTCCTGTTGCTATGCAGCtgtcaataaaatgaggtatgagatataaatataaattcagaTATAAATATGAATGTGCAAAAATGCTCAAAtcttcaagggaaaaaaacaagtttCTGAGGATGCATTTAGCATGCTTCTGTGTGTTTACATAAGGCAATATAATATTGCATATGTCAGTACTCACATATGTGTAAAAATTACCTGGAAGTAGGCATAAATGTTAAAAGTTGTTACCTCCAGGGGGTGGGAATGGAGAGACAGTAAATCAGACTTTAATATTTAACTTTACTCCTGCTCATTCTAATTTTTAGTAAAGTattataatactttttattaataaatattattatgtattatataactTTAAATGTCTTACTCACTTATACTCTGCATTTTACTATAAGGATCAGCAATGCTTTAGACTTTAATACCATAAAAAAACAAATCTTACACAAATTTAATCTTTTATCTCTCAATAGATTCTTAAAACTGAGTCTGAATTAAGACTCTACAAGGAGATTTTCTAAAGGGTGGATTATGGGGGCATTGGGCATcttattggcaaaaaaaaaattatcgcCAATTAGAAGAATTCTGAAAAGCAGGACAAATGGAATCAGTAAAGAAAGATTTCACAACTTTACAATTTTCTTGAGTTACTCAAGTGTTGGAAAAATGTCCTCAAGTCCATATAATTAAGGTGACTCTACGCCACAGTTTACCCAGGGCTGCTGAGTTTACTCCTGCTGTCTTGACATAATTACTAAGAGAACCCTCCCATTGTCAGAAGTGGTCTTGTTTGGATGACAAGTTACAAGGTCTCCCTAACAGTAATACCAAAgaatgaaataattttctaattattcttCAGGAGGAATCTCATCATTGAGAACATCGTATGTGTTTTCTCCTCCAATCTGGGCCAATGGTCTTTCCTTACCAGCTCTAGACCTGGCACATCTCCTCTTGAACTCAACCAAAAGACTGCCTCTCCAAGAAGCCTTCACTGATGAAGATTATAGGAGAAGGGGAATTCAGTTAACTTCTCACCTTTTCATGCTGAGTTTCAGTAATTGCAAAAGCAATAATCTTGCTTTTGTTATTATCAACACAATCCATCGGTTGGTGTGTAACATCATAGGTAATATCTCTTCATGGTCCACAGTAATGAGGACATGAGGAAGGGGGGAAAGTATGAATATTGGAGAAGGCAGGAGGGGATAACAATGATGGGCCAGAGGGCAAAGCAGGAAAACAAAAGTACTAGGGAGATTGTAGTGCCCCTAATTCTCATATTCTGTTATGCTCACTTTGTGGACAAATTTTATCCATCTTTCAAATACTCAGTAACCTCAAAATATATCCACTCTAAAAAAGAGATCTTTCTGTTAAAAAGTTGAAATATCGTTATATATTCAGAAGTTCAGTAATTTGACTTGTTATTCATAATCACTAACATCAGGTTGGAAGGATTTATTAACAACTGAAACAAACTAGAAAGTCCTCAACTGTGTCTCTGAAAGCCTAGCAAGTAGGCTAACTAATTATTTACCTGATTGCACCTGTGCCGATGGTGCCCTGTCATGGCCAAGGCCTCAAAAGACCACAAAATCTATATCTCTCCTCCTGAGTGGAATTCTTTCTGCAGCATCTTCAGAGGCCATTCTTCTCATTTTGAGTAACAAGTATTCCCTTGGTTAACATAGGTAGGAACATATTTTAACAATATGAGACACAAAAGGGATCAACAACCAGTAAGGAAAAGtgagtatttttaaaagcagcaGTTGAAAGGGGCTGTTTGGACTGTTAGAACTTTTACTATATGTAACTCAGGATATTTCAATTTATATTGCCTAGATGAATATAAACTATTACCACCTGTTTGCCTATATATTGGTTGACATTACATCCTCCAACTACATACATTCTCACTCCATAACTGAGATTCGAAGATTCGGAATGATGAAGCTTGACAAAGTCTTGGAAACTTCTTTTTAAGCTTTTACTATGGAAAGAGCATTAAGATAAGAAAGATGACAAGAGCGGTAGTTTTGATCCCGCCACTAAGTCACTGCTCaactgggcaagttactcaaaggctctggaaagcaatttaatcTCCCATAACAGTGAAATTTTCTGTGTTCCATTCAACATAAAAATTGTTTGCTTttggggcccagcccagtggcatagcagttaagttcgcacgctctgctttggtggcctggagttcactggcctggatcctgggcacagacctacacactgctcatcaagccatgctgtggcagtgtcccacatgcaaaacaa includes the following:
- the LOC131413491 gene encoding olfactory receptor 2B6 is translated as MNQVNESIPQEFILLGFSNRPWLEFPLFVVVFISYFTTIFGNLTVILVSRLDSKLHTPMYFFLTNLSLLDLCYTTSTVPQMLVNLYSTRKVISYGGCVAQLFMFLALGTTECVLLAVMSFDRFVAICQPLHYSVIIHQRLCLQLAAASWITGFGNSVCLSTLTLQLPLCGPYVVDHFLCEVPALLKLSCVDTTANEAELFFGSVLFHLIPLILILISYAFIVQAVLRIQSAEGRQKAFGTCGSHLIVVSLFYGTAISMYLQPPSSASKDRGKMVSLFYGIIAPMLNPLIYTLRNKEVKEAFKRVVVRVFLVKK